In a single window of the Nocardiopsis composta genome:
- a CDS encoding ABC transporter substrate-binding protein, whose product MRIARLAPAALLPAVLVLTGCGGGGQPAEDKADGGGAFPVTVTDARGDVTLDARPERIVSLSPTSTEMLFAIGAGDQVAAADEYSNYPEEAPTTELSGFTPNVEAIAEEDPDLVILARDAEASADQLEKIDVPVLVLDAAQTFDDTYAQMRLLGEATGNAEEADAAAGEVEADMEEIVAETEEKLGDESPTVYHEVDEGMYSATSDTFIGQVYSELGLTNIADRAEGAAESGGYPQLSPEFVVEEDPDLIFVAYPGGDAVSELEKRDAFDTVTAVKEGNVVQFDEDIASRWGPRIVDLVQSVSDAALAAQGS is encoded by the coding sequence GTGCGCATCGCACGTCTGGCACCGGCGGCCCTGCTGCCCGCCGTTCTCGTACTCACCGGCTGCGGAGGGGGCGGCCAGCCCGCCGAGGACAAGGCGGACGGCGGCGGCGCGTTCCCGGTCACCGTCACCGACGCCCGGGGCGACGTCACCCTGGACGCCCGCCCGGAGCGGATCGTCTCGCTCTCCCCCACCTCCACCGAGATGCTCTTCGCGATCGGCGCGGGCGACCAGGTCGCCGCCGCCGACGAGTACTCCAACTACCCGGAGGAGGCGCCCACCACGGAGCTGTCCGGGTTCACCCCAAACGTGGAGGCGATCGCCGAGGAGGACCCCGACCTGGTCATCCTCGCCCGGGACGCGGAGGCCAGCGCCGACCAGCTGGAGAAGATCGACGTCCCGGTGCTCGTCCTGGACGCCGCGCAGACCTTCGACGACACCTACGCCCAGATGCGGCTGCTCGGCGAGGCCACCGGCAACGCCGAGGAGGCCGACGCCGCCGCCGGCGAGGTCGAGGCGGACATGGAGGAGATCGTCGCCGAGACCGAGGAGAAGCTCGGCGACGAGTCGCCCACCGTCTACCACGAGGTCGACGAGGGCATGTACTCCGCGACCTCGGACACCTTCATCGGCCAGGTCTACTCCGAGCTGGGCCTGACCAACATCGCCGACCGGGCCGAGGGCGCGGCCGAGTCCGGCGGCTACCCGCAGCTCTCCCCGGAGTTCGTCGTCGAGGAGGACCCGGACCTGATCTTCGTCGCCTACCCGGGTGGCGACGCCGTCTCCGAGCTGGAGAAGCGGGACGCCTTCGACACCGTGACCGCGGTCAAGGAGGGCAACGTCGTCCAGTTCGACGAGGACATCGCCTCCCGGTGGGGCCCGCGCATCGTCGACCTGGTGCAGAGCGTCTCCGACGCGGCCCTGGCCGCCCAGGGGTCCTGA
- a CDS encoding FecCD family ABC transporter permease → MKSRNAAAWAWFAGAAAFLVAAALLGVAAGYASITPGQIAGTLVAKAVPGMEPPLNDRQLAVLVELRLPRVVLGAMVGALLSVAGAAYQGVFRNPLADPYLLGAAGGAGLGATLVMAFGAAWFDGPRAMVPVAAFTGALLGVAAAYLLGRSAGRNGTASLVLAGVAVSSFLSAVQTLVQQMRIDELQRIYAWLLGGLAKGGWEDVAMVAPYAILGTAVMLVCGRLLDLLALGDEKAVSLGLNTTAVRLVVIGAASLATASAVAVAGLIGFVGIVVPHVVRRLVGTGYRLILPMSLLCGAGFLVLVDVLARTVIAPAELPLGVVTAFLGAPFFIVILRTTRHRAT, encoded by the coding sequence GTGAAGAGCAGGAACGCGGCGGCGTGGGCCTGGTTCGCCGGCGCGGCCGCCTTCCTCGTGGCGGCGGCCCTCCTCGGCGTCGCGGCCGGGTACGCCTCGATCACCCCCGGCCAGATCGCCGGGACGCTGGTGGCCAAGGCCGTGCCGGGGATGGAGCCGCCGCTGAACGACCGGCAGCTCGCGGTGCTGGTGGAGCTGCGCCTGCCCCGGGTGGTGCTGGGCGCGATGGTCGGCGCGCTGCTCTCCGTCGCCGGCGCCGCCTACCAGGGCGTCTTCCGCAACCCCCTGGCCGACCCGTACCTGCTCGGGGCGGCCGGGGGCGCCGGCCTCGGCGCCACCCTGGTGATGGCCTTCGGCGCGGCCTGGTTCGACGGGCCCCGCGCCATGGTCCCGGTGGCCGCCTTCACCGGCGCGCTGCTCGGCGTGGCCGCCGCCTACCTGCTGGGCCGCTCCGCGGGGCGGAACGGGACCGCCTCCCTGGTGCTCGCCGGCGTCGCGGTCTCCTCCTTCCTGTCCGCGGTGCAGACCCTGGTCCAGCAGATGCGCATCGACGAGCTGCAGCGGATCTACGCCTGGCTGCTCGGCGGGCTGGCCAAGGGCGGCTGGGAGGACGTGGCGATGGTCGCGCCCTACGCCATCCTGGGCACCGCGGTCATGCTGGTCTGCGGCCGGCTGCTGGACCTGCTGGCGCTGGGCGACGAGAAGGCGGTCAGCCTGGGCCTGAACACCACCGCGGTGCGGCTGGTGGTGATCGGCGCCGCGTCGCTGGCCACCGCCTCGGCGGTCGCGGTCGCCGGGCTGATCGGGTTCGTCGGCATCGTGGTGCCGCACGTGGTGCGCCGCCTGGTGGGCACCGGCTACCGGCTGATCCTGCCGATGTCGCTGCTGTGCGGGGCCGGGTTCCTCGTCCTGGTGGACGTCCTGGCGCGCACCGTCATCGCGCCGGCCGAGCTCCCGCTGGGCGTGGTCACCGCCTTCCTGGGCGCCCCGTTCTTCATCGTGATCCTGCGCACCACCCGGCACCGCGCGACCTGA
- the ftsY gene encoding signal recognition particle-docking protein FtsY gives MDYTIFAVAVFVVALLVFGGVFLIRPRRPGGGADQPTDEGQGATATATAEPEAPEKEAEPAERIDVTEGAEHAPPAEPAAPEIETPPPSAGRLVRLRARLARSQNALGQGLLTLLSSDKLDDDAWDEIEDTLITADIGVTSASQIVENLRTKVKVLGGRTPDEVRGLLREELLAQIGTDTDRTVRTGPHGDRPGVVMVVGVNGTGKTTTTGKLARVLVGDGRSVVLGAADTFRAAAADQLETWGSRVGAPVVRKDEGADPASVAFDAVSRGIEEGADTVIVDTAGRLHTKTGLMDELGKVKRVVEKKSQVDEVLLVLDATTGQNGLRQARVFAEVVNITGIVLTKLDGTAKGGIIVQVQRELGVPVKLVGLGEGPDDLAPFDPEGFVDAVLGDAEED, from the coding sequence ATGGACTACACGATCTTCGCCGTTGCCGTATTCGTCGTCGCCCTCCTGGTGTTCGGCGGCGTCTTCCTGATCAGGCCGAGGCGCCCCGGAGGCGGAGCCGACCAGCCCACCGACGAGGGGCAGGGCGCCACCGCCACCGCGACCGCGGAGCCCGAGGCGCCGGAGAAGGAGGCCGAGCCGGCCGAGCGGATCGACGTCACCGAGGGGGCCGAGCACGCCCCGCCGGCGGAGCCCGCCGCGCCCGAGATCGAGACGCCCCCGCCGTCCGCCGGCCGGCTGGTGCGGCTGCGCGCCCGGCTGGCCCGCTCGCAGAACGCCCTCGGCCAGGGCCTGCTCACCCTGCTCTCCTCCGACAAGCTGGACGACGACGCCTGGGACGAGATCGAGGACACCCTGATCACCGCCGACATCGGCGTGACCTCGGCCTCGCAGATCGTCGAGAACCTGCGCACCAAGGTCAAGGTGCTGGGCGGCCGCACCCCCGATGAGGTGCGCGGCCTGCTCCGCGAGGAGCTGCTCGCGCAGATCGGCACCGACACCGACCGCACCGTGCGGACCGGCCCGCACGGAGACCGGCCGGGCGTGGTGATGGTCGTCGGGGTCAACGGCACCGGCAAGACCACCACCACCGGCAAGCTCGCCCGGGTGCTGGTCGGCGACGGCCGCAGCGTGGTGCTGGGCGCCGCCGACACCTTCCGCGCCGCCGCCGCCGACCAGCTGGAGACCTGGGGGAGCCGGGTCGGTGCGCCGGTCGTCCGCAAGGACGAGGGCGCGGACCCGGCCAGCGTCGCCTTCGACGCGGTCTCCCGCGGCATCGAGGAGGGGGCCGACACCGTCATCGTGGACACCGCCGGCCGGCTGCACACCAAGACCGGGCTGATGGACGAGCTCGGCAAGGTCAAGCGGGTGGTGGAGAAGAAGTCCCAGGTGGACGAGGTGCTGCTGGTGCTGGACGCCACCACCGGGCAGAACGGTCTGCGCCAGGCCCGGGTCTTCGCGGAGGTCGTCAACATCACCGGCATCGTGCTCACCAAGCTGGACGGCACCGCCAAGGGCGGCATCATCGTCCAGGTCCAGCGCGAGCTCGGCGTCCCGGTCAAG